Proteins co-encoded in one Siniperca chuatsi isolate FFG_IHB_CAS linkage group LG11, ASM2008510v1, whole genome shotgun sequence genomic window:
- the epcam gene encoding epithelial cell adhesion molecule gives MTLWIALLLAAFAAGASAQGCTCASIKWATCNDAPPCSCSILVGDNLKQTVDCNALVPKCFLMKAEMYRAKKGLSVRGIGGKPVETAFVDNDGIYDPECENDGKFKAKQCNNTEECWCVNSAGVRRTDKGDKNIKCEKLVETYWVRLQLTHKKVNSSVDASKLKVAIADAIHKRYGNFNKDMVKDIEYDPEARMIVVDVKKPMGERKSDLTQMAYYMEKDVKVLPLFANQEKFVSAVGSQNLEMENILVYYVDEEPPTFTMKNLSGGIIAVIVVVVLAVIAGLLVLFFAKKRESQRYNKAQQREMEAM, from the exons ATGACACTTTGGATTGCTCTCCTTCTCGCTGCCTTCGCGGCGGGAGCCTCAGCTCAAGGCT GTACATGTGCTTCTATAAAGTGGGCCACCTGTAATGATGCACCTCCATGCTCGTGTTCCATTTTGGTCGGCGACAACCTGAAACAAACCGTGGACTGCAATGCAT TGGTCCCCAAGTGTTTCTTGATGAAGGCTGAGATGTACAGAGCTAAAAAGGGCCTGTCCGTCCGTGGAATAGGAGGAAAGCCAGTGGAGACTGCCTTTGTGGACAACGATGGCATCTATGACCCAGAGTGTGAGAACGACGGCAAATTCAAGGCCAAGCAGTGCAACAACACCGAGGAGTGCTGGTGCGTCAACAGTGCTGGCGTTCGTCGAACTGACAAGGGAGACAAGAATATCAAGTGTGAGAAGCTGGTGGAGACCTA CTGGGTCCGTCTTCAgctgacacacaaaaaagtgaaCTCTTCAGTGGATGCCAGCAAGTTGAAGGT tgcAATTGCGGATGCCATTCACAAACGTTATGGCAACTTTAACAAGGACATGGTGAAGGACATCGAG TATGACCCTGAGGCCCGCATGATTGTGGTGGATGTGAAGAAGCCAATGGGAGAACGCAAGAGTGACCTGACCCAAATGGCCTACTACATGGAGAAAgat gtgAAGGTGCTGCCCCTGTTCGCGAACCAGGAGAAGTTTGTGTCAGCTGTGGGAAGCCAGAATCTGGAGATGGAAAACATCCTGGTGTACTATGTGGACGAGGAGCCCCCAACATTCACCATGAAGAACCTCTCCGGTGGGATCATCGCCGTCATCGTGGTGGTGGTGCTGGCTGTGATTGCTGGCCTGCTGGTTTTG tTCTTCGCCAAAAAGCGAGAGAGTCAGCGGTACAACAAAGCTCAG CAAAGAGAGATGGAGGCCATGTAA